The genomic window GGCATGGCGAACACGTCGGCGACCGTCACCGTGTACTCGTCGACGAACTCGCCCAGCATCAGCCCCATCACCTCCATCGGCACGCCGGCTCGCCCGTGCTTGAGCATCTTGAGGAGGGCGAGGGGGGACACGTTGATCTGCTCCGACGTGTCCGGCTGCGGCTTGtcgccgcccggcgccgccgccctgtcgccgccgacggcggccatCATCGCGCTCAGCATGTTGGCGTCCATCGGTTTTCGTTGCAGATTTCTTCACCACGATTCGATCGATCAACGATAAATTGCACGATAGCTCGTGATATAAAAAGATGAGGAGATTTAGTGTGAGTCCGATTCGAAAACGAAAAGGATTtcacttcagagttcagagttgtTCGGATCGATCCACAAAAGGTGTTCGTTAACagttttgttatatatattttttgacaaattttatcggatgtaattacagtaaaaaattgtaatataattatactataaattacatgtaactttcacataattttaaaccgttaaatttgttttaaaatttatacaAGTGAGAAAGTAAAAAGGTCACAGCACGCATGTATGAGAGGATTCGTTCCCATGACCttcatttcttcaaaaaaacATATCACGAAGAAATTACATACAAATTATATTGTATTGTATTTAGAGTTATAATAAAATTACATCATGATTATATTGTAACCATATCTGTTAGATTTTTGTAGTAACAaattttattgacaaaagtaTAGGTGATTCCAATGGGAatactaagagcaggtacaatagcaggctattagccagctgtaaacatattttaatgagataaaagataagagagaagaacagcgggctacatatctatagccagctgcagcgcagacttcaagacgcaatgtgtgcatgacaggtgggaccatatattaatagtatagtaagcatcAAGACACAATGCGtgcatgacatgtgggaccatatattaatagtatagtaagcaattgttgtatgaattggctattagattgattatagatgaattggagatagtagctattaaacttgctctaaaaggTGTTACTAGTTGATTAACACGAAACCTAATGCTAATCTACAGTACTATCTAATCACCACGTGGTTAGCTTCGATTAATGTGCACGTGCGTGGGGGAAGTTTCCCGAAGAGTCTGGAGACGagtgccaaaaaaagaaaaggaattgaACGAGTCAAAagaggtatttttttttaattatttttgccGGGTCTCGCCGCGAAGACGCCATCGGAGGCAGGCAGCCCGGTCCAGCCCACCAAGCAGGTGAGgggcggagatggaggaggcggcggcggcggcggcggcggagaaggcggcgtcGTACAGGTACTGGGTGCGGGAGGCCACGGGCGACGCCGCGCCGCTTCCCGCGCCACGCAAGAtcgacgccgccgacctcgccgccaagCCCGCGCCCACCACCCTCGGCTCCGTCTGGAACAAGGTCCCGCCTCGTCTTGCTCTTGCACTGCATCCTGGAAATaagggggagaaaaagaagtCGTTGCTTTGATTGATTACTGTGGTATCGGGGAATCTGGAATTTGATTGATTTACCGTGTCCCTGAAAGTGGAATGGTTCGGTTTTGTTGTAGTTTTGCATCTGAAATCTGAAATGGAAGTTGTACTTACGGTTTTGTTGTAGTTTTGCAtctgaaatttgaaaaagaaacgTGTAGTTGCAAGGAGCCAAGGAGGGTGACATCTTTCACGCTGGGGAGCTAGTTCCTATGCTCATATCGAGCAATCTATGTCATGGGCAACTTAAGGGATTTTCAACCTGGAAGCATGCTTGCCAAGAAGCTGAATCACTAGAACGTGGCATCAGAATAGTTCAAATGCAACAACACCTCACAAACATGTTACATGTTTGAGTCATGTTGCCTTTAGCCCTTTGATGCAACATTTCTTCGACGAAGCGGTTTCTTGACTGTTGGCACCATCTTTCCTAGCCAATTCTTATGCCTGTATCTTAAATGATGTTTGACACCAGACAGGGTATTTTCGTTTAAAAAAAGAGACACCAAACAGGGTATAGTGTATCATCAGCTAGTATTTCTTTCTTTGGTATTGCTATGGAATGTTCACTATCACCATTTGTTTAGACTATGATACTAATACATACTGTGCAACAATCAACAAGATAAGTTCACAATGGTAAAATGAGAGCACAGGGTAGAGATTAGCTTTTTTTAAATCATAAAACCTGTTAGCTCTGTGACTATATATCTAACCAATTTCCCGTGTTTTCTGTGCTTCTTGTAGGCTGGAACCTGGGAGGAAAAGAACCTCAATTCATGGGCCAACGGTAGGATAAAGGTGCTGTAGTTCAGCAATCAATTGCTTGAAATCCAAATGCCTTAACTGTAATGCTTATATTGTTACACGTTTCATCTGAGTGATCTTAGATAATTTTAAACTACAGGATTTGCTGGGCTCATTAGACCCTTTGGAATTTTCTACTGGGAAAGCATCTGTTTACGAAGTATCCAAGTGTACAGGCGATGTGAGTTGTGTATTTCACAGAGCCATTTGATAGTTTTCATCACAAGTGCTTTGTCGTGGAATAAAGTGCTCTTATTGTTTTACCAGCTTAATGCTGTGTGGTACTTAACCTGAAAACATTACTTCTTCTAATGAATAAAAAACCATTACTTCTGATAGTACCGTAATTCTTTTTTGGGCTTTTAGGGGAACTCTtacatgtttagatatccttgAACATAATAACATAAAGAGGAATTTTTTATTCATGGCTGTTGGGGCAATTCTTGCCTACCTTGACATCCTTGAACATAACAAGGACACTGTTGAAAGATATCAGAGTTAAGAATCCTTAAGGATATGAAAGACAGGAATATCAAATTTAATAATCCTATATTGATCTTACAGAGACAGAAGAATTTTATATTATCAGTATTCATCCTCGGCGTGTACTTCTCTGCAATCATGAGTTGTGGTCCTGATATTTTTGCTGTGTTAGTTGTTAGTTTGAACATTGAAAAATGGCGTGGACAAACCCATTAAACTAGGAACTGATGAGTAGCAAAGATGTGGCAACTCTCCGTGGGAGCTCTGCAACATGCTAGTAATAAATACTATGTGGGTTCAGCATGAGTTCAGCTTTGTTATCCCTGGGGGAGATCTACAAAGCTTTTCTCTCTGTTCAGTAAAACATTGATTAGGATCTTTCTCAATCCAACTGGGGAATTCAGTAACATGTAGCAGATTTGTTCTCTCGATTTGGTAGTTCCTATATTcaagaacaaaaatatatagctcaTGGAGTGCCATGTTCTTGAATGTCTCACTGATAATCCAGCTAGGGAACATTGCTTTCGTTTTCATGCACCCCTTCTGGTTCCAAATCCATTTGTAGCAGAATTTATTTTCATGAACATACTGTTTTCCTTTTATGACGATTTAACATTGTATACTACTATCAATGGAATGTTGTGTTTTGAACACATGTTCGATGTTGTGTCTGAAATCAATGTGTTGGTTACTTTGGCAGGCATTTCTGGTCACTGTCCGTAATAAGAAGAGAGTAGGCTATACTTATGAGTTGGGCTTAAAATTTAAAGGTAAACAACCTTTAGTTCTAGAGTTCACATCTTCACATGATCTATCTCCTGCTGAAAATTGGTACTCATGGGAGTGTTCTTCAGGTGAATGGTTAATTAAGGAAGAAAACAAGAAGGTGAAAGGTTATCTGGACATTCCAGAATTTTCATTTGGTGAACTTGAAGACTTAGAGGTACATTATTGCTTTCCATAATAATATTAGTAGTATTCTTTTTCCTGAGCAACTTCGAATGTGCCCTTTTAAAACGATGAATCTGAAGATGATATCATCTATGGAAATGAACATTTTGCCTATGTTCTTTCAAAGTTCACATGGTACCTTTTGCTTATTCCTTTCAGGTGCAAATAAGTTTTACCGACAACAAGGACCTCTCGTCCGACAACAAGGCGCAAATCAGCAAGGATTTGAAGTTGTTTCTTGCACCGATCCGGGAGAAACTGCGCAAGTTTGAAGAAGAGCTCAAGGATAGATAGCAAAGCTGCAAACTTGGTTGGAAGCATCACGTATCAAAGGATGATGGCTTAATCTATAGCCATTTCACGTATCAAAAGACTGCTTCAGGCGTTTACTACTAAAGTTTGTTCCAATACTTGCTGCAATATGCACCGTGTTTGTTTCATTGCCAATACATTCATACTTGTGCCAGTGTTGAACTTACAAGACCAATTGAACAGAAATTTTCTGAAGCTATATTCCTGCCAGTTCTGTAGTTTGTACTCCACAACTCGAAACAGGTTTTGGCCCAATCGGCTTGTGTATCTGATTCAGTAGCACTGTGGCAGTTCACCAATCAGAACTCAGAAATTCAGAACTGAACAGTTTATTCTCCATATGAAGAAGAGATGCAAAGGTCCAAATAcagcaatgaaaaaaaaagaagtatagcAACATAGTATCGGATTGGACACAATCTGATATTACGAATTTGTGTATAGGCACAAAGGTCTaatccagatttgtagtactaggttATGTCCAATCTTATACTTGGTTACTATTTTACCATTTGGTTTGATTATTGTACCAGCATCCACTCATCAGGCGTTGTTTGAAACCGACGAAGATAACGATTAAGCATGGGCATGCAATACAAGAAAaccattagtgcatgattaattgaaggggctattcactttgatgcaaaaaaaaaaccttaccaaattttggcattaccaaaattttagcatagttgctaaaattttggcaacttgccaaaattttgataggatttcttatatagttgccaaattttggcagcaaactaaatgtagctatttttttggcaactttactaaaatttggtaaggttgaaaatggcatcaaagtgaacaggcccgaagttttaattattttaaactttaaattcataggcaacttttatataaaaaaaacttttcatgTGAAATATACCATTTGGTGGTTTGAAAAATGTGTTAATAGAAATCGAGGTAAAATATCTATCTTCATCAGTCTCAAACAGGGAGGTACACTTAACGACAATCAGTGATAAGATACAAAATGGGTACtgcaataatatgaaaattatGGAGATTCTTTGGCCTGGAGCAATGCTACAATCTTGCATCACAATGCCCACTGTTCCAAGGACAGTGGGAGGGAGATGCATCCGAATCAGATTAAACAAACAACCAGCAAAAGGAGGCCACTAAtccagaagagaaaaaaaaaacgtcacaAATTGAGAAAAGCATCATCAGACAAGCAAGTGCAAGGGTTATTTAATTGTTCATGTCGTGGtcaggtagagagagagagagacagagatgaGCTGAAGTGAGGTGAGCTCAGCAGCAATGGCGAGAGGAAGAAATGGTTGGCTCAGAGTGGCCGACTCGTCGCTTTCTCCCTCTCGGTTGAAGCAGATGCAAGTTGATTCTGTTGCACTGTGTGCGACTGTGTCGCTCTCTGTCCATGGCGTCCTGCAGCTCCACTTGCACGTGAAGGAGGACCCATCTCCAAAAGAGAAGGGACCCAGGTAGTTTTACTGAATCACTGCCGATGTACTTCTAACATTCCAGTAAAAGTTTGAATGGGGTGTCTGGGAGAGAGGGACtaatctccaaaaaaaaaaaaaacaagtcactCTCTCCCAAACAGCCCCTAAGGCCTCCCAAACAGCccctaaggccgtgtttagttccttcaaattctcaactttccatcacattataTCACATCGAAAACTTTCCTATGTACTTAAACTACCAACTTCTTcttcaaactaccaactttctcccaacttttccaccatctaaacacaacctaacttcgtaaagataaagatacagattttttttcttgattttcatTAGTACtgttttcaaactgttaaacggtgtattttatccgaaaactttctatatagaagttgctttaaaacaTAAGATatcaatttttcaagtttgtaataaataaaacttaatttaatggttatctcgttttgcgtgtttgcttttaattttcatttttagaagattcaaaAGGGACCTTAGTAAAACTACCCCTGTAAGCAGTGGCGGAGTTAGTGCTGTCGTAAAACCCGGGTGACCAACTGAATTTTATACACGCCAACGGCTAACGGTAACGAAGATGGTAACGACGGAGCCCGGGTGGTCGCTCAACCTAGCCGGGAGTTATCTCTGCCTAACTAAGTGTACAGTAATTAGATAACCGTATGTCGTATTGTCGTGTGTGGATATGAGGCAGGCTACTCAAATAGTAGCTGCTACCATATCCACCGTGCACTGAACAAGCGAGGGTGATCGGGCCAGCATTATCGTCGAGCCCGAGCAGCAAAAAACCAGTTGTCGACAATTGTAGTTTGTTAGATTGGCTCCGCCGTCACATCCCGTGGACTCCTCCATTTCTTTTATAATGGAATAACATCCTACCTTTCCTTCAAAGAAGCTATATGCACTTATATATTACATAGTTCACTCATTGAAGAGCAAATAAAATTCAGGAATTGAAATTGCAAAGATTAATAACTCCAACACTTGAGGAGGTGTACAATTTAGGCCCGAACTtaaacttccttttttttcattagcaCGCTTTTTCTAACTATTAagagatgtattttttttcaaaaaaagttttatataaaaattgttttaaaaaataaaataaatctatttttcaaatttataatcattactacttaattaattatatgctgaTGAGTTTTCTTATTTTGCGTGcaactaaggccttgtttagttaaaaaaaattgcctaAAAAgttacatcgaatctttggacacaatGCAttaagcattaaatatagattaaaaaaattaattgtgcagtttgcatgaaaatcgcgagacgaatcttttgagcctaattagtccatgattagccataagtgctacagtaatccacgtgcgctaatgacggattaattaggcttaatacgttcatctcgcggttttcaggcgagttataaaattagttttttcgttcgtgtccgaaaacccttccgacatccgatcaaacaccCGATATgacaaaaaatttcttttcgcgAAGTAAACTGAGCTTAGAAATCCTCGAAAGAACGCATGCACCCTCCCATAATCCTACGTGGTTTGGTGGTGgagtactccctttgtcccaaaaagGACACCGAATTCTtcggttttcgtgtccaacgtttgatcgtccgtcttatatgaaatttttttataattaatattttcattattgttggATGATAAAATAGGAACaatattttatgcatgatttatctttttaaatttttttatatttttttcaaataaaacaaacggtcaaacgttagacacggaaacctaggaattgagttttttttttttgaatggagggactacgtagcagcagcagcagctgctgctgctttgagGTGAGAGCGAGAGCGGACGCGGCAGCGCGAGCGGACAACGCTTGAGGAGGCCCAAGAGCCctccccccttcctctcctctgaCATTTCCGcgctcgctgctgctgcggttGCGTGGCGGGTCGATCCGCGCGCGCCTAGCTTTTGGGAGAAAGCGAGAGCAGGGAGGGACCAGACCAGCTGCATGCTGATCGAGTGAGAGTGAGCTGAGCTCGATCGCTTGTCTGCTCTGCTCCTCGGACTCTACCgggaggagatcgatcgatcggaccCAGCTGCAATGAAACGGTGGCTATAGCTTCAGCTACACTGCTAGCCACACCCTCTGCCTTCCATGGCTTGATGCATCTTTCATTAGATGCTCTAGGATATGCTCCTCTTGTACCCACTCCATCGGTCAAGAATCAACGTTACGATCCATTAGTACTACCTAAATCTCTCGGATGAATCATGCACCTCTGCGTGAGACTTGTTATAATCATGCACCTCCCCGTGAGACTCGTTATTAACGCTTGCgagaaactattctaaactcttTGGGTACATGTACTCgttatatatttgcatatcaCTCAAATGCAaatgttaaattttaacttttataagTTGCAGCGgagaaaacaaatttaactgtaaatatACATTAATTAGCTATAGTTTAAATTTTTTCGTTTTAATTTGTAAAAGTTAATTTTTAACTTGTATTTTAGAGTGGTATATCATATACTAATCTATCTTCtcatttttcttaaagaaaaattaTAACTATGTAGATGTTATGTAACTAACGAGGGGATATTCCTTTAAGAGTTTAAAATTCACTTCCTTACATTTATTGTATATAAAAAAGGAGCAAGcagatctctccctctctcaggTTTCCTGAATTCCAGATCTTTACCCTGATGCAATCTTGTTCTGAATCACAACTAGCGCCTTTTTTATAACCATGTCAGCAGCAGAACATACAGAAAATAAAAGCACCACTAAGAACTCGTACAAAAGTACTTACGAGTACATGACTCCTTCTGTTCTGTTGTACTTACAAATATAATCCCTCcttcccataaaaaaataatctagtatCGGATGTATCATATCCGGTTTCTACGTTCactttttataggacggagggagcactCAATAATTCCATTATAAATGAACCTTGTTTAGATCATTCGCAGCTAGGCAAGCTTGTCTATATGGATCATGGAACGATTGCAACTGCgggggaaaaaagaaacaaaaattcaGTTTTGATTGTTTTCGCTAAGCTACATGAGACAGACAGGAGCTATGGTGACATCTCTTGCTTCGATCGCTACATCAGCATTGCAACTTGGTTGACGACGAACTCGATATGCCGCAGCATATTCCAGTTTTTTCTACCACCTGCCCAGGCGCCGCCTACATGCATTGCATTGCAGCTGCAGGTAGAAACAGCCACTGAAAAGAGATGACGTCGAGAGCTAGAGCTAGGGAAAATTGACGGctgagatagatagatatggaTGCATTCACCTCACCAAATGtggcacatactccctccgtcccaaaaaaaaaaggcaaaccctgggtttgcgtgtccaactttaactgtccgtcttatatgaaatttttttataattcgtatttttattgttgttagatgataaaacatgattaatactttgtgcgtgacttgtctttttaatttttttcataattttttcaaataagacggatggtcaaacattgggcacggaaaccagggtttgtcttttttttgggacggagtgagtatatatCTAGGCTAGCTATACAATGATTGTCATTTTTGCACAAGTGGAAAAGGTCTGATTGATCAAGGCATGTACCTGTTTGTTTCAAAGAGGCACAAGGAAAAATAGTAAGGGGGTGTATAGATATAGGGATGTAAAGTATTGGCAtgtcacatcaggtattatatagggtgttacatagggtgttcgggcactaataaaaaaaactaattacagaatccgttagtaaaccgcgagacgaatttattaagcctaattaatccgtcattagcaaatgtttattgtagcaccacattgtcaaatcatggagcaattaggcttaaaagattcgtctcacaaattagtcgcaatatgtgcaattagttatttttagcctatatttaatacttcatataggTGTTCAAActttcgatgtgacatggtgaaaaattttagagtgtgatctaaacagggccttactcTCTCAGGTTGTTTTCAATGTAACACTGTTGATTTTGATATAGTTTGAGCATTtgtcttattgaaaaaaaattattatttatcttATCATGATTTGTTTTATAAATACTCCAagcattacttatatttttttatatttgtatttttttaataatttgagCGATCAAATGTATAACTCAAAGTTAACGGTATCAAACATTAAAAATCGAATGTAGTACTATAAAATTGTTGTGTCAATACATATACACGTGGTATATTAATATGCACATGTTTTGAATTCCCGTGTGCAAATGAGCATAAATATTCCGTTCGATATATGTTCTCTACATGGCAACACAAATAAGAACTATTTAGCTAAGTTGGTAATTTAGTCTATAAATTGGTGGCCCTTAAATCTTCTTTTTCTAGTATAATGGTGTGTGTTTTGGTTGTTTGCATCAGAGTTTGGTAGTATTCTCAGTATGATTGTATCACCTTAAAccttccattatcttaaaaaatatttttttcatcgatAAAGAGAATCAAAGAATCATTTGTTGAGCAGCACCATTGACATGTAAGTACCGACCTCAGTTTTCAGCAATAGTCTGGTAGCCCTAGAATTGGGAAGAAATATAATGTCAGTCTAGCCTTATCAAAGCGCattgtttaaataaaaatgtatttccttcgttccataaaaaataaatctgtaacatattctagtactatgaatctggacagatgtatGTCTTGATTCGTACTACTAGAATGTGTTACATTCGAtactaaattgtttttttatgggacagataAATCAGTCTTTTGGAGTACTACCATAATTGAGAATAGAAGGGCGGTAACGTAAATTTGTAGCCTGCTGAACTAATCTTGTCCTTTATTGGATCTGCATCGACCAATCCTAGGTCGAGGTTGAAAGATGCCCTGTCACCAGATCAATTAGACAGTGTACAGAAGctttcacatttttttctctaGGCAAGTGGATTAATGGTGGGGACAACATCCAATAAAAATGGAGTAATAATGGAATAAAGGTGGATCAATTAGGAGTGCATGAAGGAAGATATCTGCCTGACTGAATGAGAAAATTGTTGTGTATACATCCATTTGACAAAATACTACAATTAGCTAACGAGCCAGGGCACAATTGAGATATGAATAATTTACATACCTTATAAAAATGCCCAAATAATGCAATATAAAATGGTAGTGTGGAATTAATGGTTTAATTAGAAAATTATGTTCTTAATAAAATAGTATTATAATCTAAGCTATAACATAGTATTATAATCTTATTCTTCATGGTTATGGATGTAATTACCTGATGTTAGCCTttttcctccgttttaaaaCATATTGTAACTATTTACTTGTTCACATATATAGTCagaagttatattttgataTGGAGAGAGTACGAGTGTATAATAGGAATATGTAGATGCATAAGACTAGTGAAGACCTCCATCTCACATAGCCGCATGCCACAATTtgtaaaatactccctctatcaaaaaaaaaaaattcaatcatCAAATTCGTAGCTAGAGTTTCCCTTTTTTTGACAGACTAGGATTTTTTTCTTACACACAATACTTGATGTCCCATGGCTCTTTTTTGCTATGAAATCACCT from Oryza glaberrima chromosome 6, OglaRS2, whole genome shotgun sequence includes these protein-coding regions:
- the LOC127775790 gene encoding uncharacterized protein LOC127775790 gives rise to the protein MEEAAAAAAAEKAASYRYWVREATGDAAPLPAPRKIDAADLAAKPAPTTLGSVWNKAGTWEEKNLNSWANGRIKDLLGSLDPLEFSTGKASVYEVSKCTGDAFLVTVRNKKRVGYTYELGLKFKGEWLIKEENKKVKGYLDIPEFSFGELEDLEVQISFTDNKDLSSDNKAQISKDLKLFLAPIREKLRKFEEELKDR